The DNA segment GCGCATGATGGGTAACGACCATTTCGCCGATACGCGAGCTCGGCACGACACCCGCGACCCAGGCCGGGATGAAGCGGTGCATCTCACCCATCAGCTTCACTTGCTTGATGATCGAGGCGCGGTAGATTTTCAGGCTGCAGCCATAGTCGTGCAATTTAACGCCGGTGATGCGGCCAATGAGGTAGTTGGCGCACCAGGAGGGAATCTTGCGCAGCAAAAGCCCGTCCTGGCGGTTCTTGCGCCAGCCGACGAGCAGGTCGAGCTGCCGCCGCTCCAATTCCTCGACCATCGCGGGGATATCCTTCGGATCGTTCTGCAGGTCGCCGTCCATGGTGGCGATCAGCCGGCCGGTGGCGGTGTCGATGCCGGCCTGCATTGCGGCAGTCTGGCCGAAATTGCGCTGAAGCTCGACGATGCGCAGCGTCAGTCCCTCGCGTCCGATCGAGCGGCGTGCACTGGCAAGCGTTGCATCGGTGCTGCCGTCGTCGATCAGGATCAGTTCCCAGGGCTTGGTGAAGCCCGCCATGGCGGAACAGATCCGCTCGATCAGCGGTCCGACGCTTTCTTCCTCGTTAAAGACGGGCACG comes from the Rhizobium sp. NXC24 genome and includes:
- a CDS encoding glycosyltransferase family 2 protein, encoding MQTTAESIRPLTDTVSAIELSLVVPVFNEEESVGPLIERICSAMAGFTKPWELILIDDGSTDATLASARRSIGREGLTLRIVELQRNFGQTAAMQAGIDTATGRLIATMDGDLQNDPKDIPAMVEELERRQLDLLVGWRKNRQDGLLLRKIPSWCANYLIGRITGVKLHDYGCSLKIYRASIIKQVKLMGEMHRFIPAWVAGVVPSSRIGEMVVTHHARQHGTSKYGISRTFRVILDLLSVMFFMRYKARPGHFFGSLGLGLGALAGLILLWLFIAKFIFGDDIGNRPLLLVGVVLLLSSVQMITTGILAEMIARIYYRDDLSPNYIVRKIFDRDSQDA